A region from the Triticum urartu cultivar G1812 chromosome 1, Tu2.1, whole genome shotgun sequence genome encodes:
- the LOC125525910 gene encoding alpha-1,3-arabinosyltransferase XAT2-like — MKAVERAKLVRSLRQESRRLRLLVLVIGFFLVTLTFVVLSKPDALLFNLNGRLSVDDAPRSLLIRQATDATADPDQRSAAAAQDPKPLDDFEDAEANANANAKATPKDSEEKSALTVRDPQQSAKKGPEPRLLGSSGGEGEKKKGHRKVTLPTVSNYTIRDAEDGDNAKQQQGSKPETETKLEMVAGKGDGSQQQDWDTAEWESKPLCDFSNFRANVCEMRGNIRIHPNASSVMYMEPASSKRNELWKLKPYPRKGDELCLSKVTELTVKSSKVAPECTKYHNVPVVVFALTGYTGNLFHDFTDALVPLFTTASEFNGEVQFLITDMAIWWTRKYHVVFKKLSNYPLIDFNKDTDVHCAKHAIVGLHAYMEFTIDPSKAPHNYTMVDFNRFMRRTYELPREAVSALGEIPKAKPRLLIISRQRTRMFLNLPEIIAMAEGLGFEVVVEEANVSSDLSQFSKVVNSVDVMMGVHGAGLTNCVFLPHNATLIQIVPWGGIEGVCRIDFGDPAEQMGLRYKQYSIAVHESSLTDQYPLDHEIFKNPLAFHKGFEFIKETFMDKQNVRLDCNRFRPVLLQTLDLLNQ; from the exons ATGAAGGCGGTGGAGCGGGCGAAGCTGGTGCGGAGCCTGCGGCAGGAGTCGCGGCGCCTGCGCCTGCTCGTGCTCGTCATCGGCTTCTTCCTCGTCACCCTCACCTTCGTCGTCCTCTCCAAGCCCGACGCCCTGCTCTTCAACC TGAACGGCCGGCTGTCGGTGGACGACGCGCCGCGCTCGCTCCTGATCCGCCAGGCCACCGACGCCACCGCCGACCCCGACCagagatccgccgccgccgcccaggACCCCAAGCCGCTGGACGACTTCGAGGACGCCGAGGCCAACGCCAACGCCAACGCCAAAG CGACCCCCAAAGATTCGGAGGAGAAGAGCGCGCTCACCGTCCGCGATCCTCAGCAGAGCGCCAAAAAGGGGCCTGAACCCCGGCTGTTAG GCAGTAGTGGAGGCGAAGGGGAGAAGAAGAAAGGGCATCGCAAGGTCACCCTCCCAACCGTCTCTAACTATACCATCCGTGACGCCGAGGACGGCGACAATGCCAAGCAGCAGCAAG GTAGCAAACCGGAAACAGAAACTAAGCTTGAGATGGTCGCCGGCAAAGGCGACGGATCTCAGCAACAAG ATTGGGATACCGCGGAATGGGAGAGCAAGCCGCTTTGTGATTTCTCAAACTTCAGAGCTAATGTCTGCGAGATGCGGGGCAACATCAGGATTCACCCGAACGCGAGTTCGGTGATGTACATGGAACCTGCCAGCTCAAAGAGAAACGAGCTATGGAAACTTAAGCCCTACCCTCGTAAAGGTGATGAGCTCTGCCTCAGCAAAGTTACAGAGCTGACGGTGAAATCAAGCAAGGTGGCACCTGAGTGCACCAAGTACCACAATGTGCCCGTCGTGGTCTTTGCTCTGACTGGATACACTGGAAACCTGTTTCACGACTTCACCGACGCGCTTGTCCCCCTCTTCACGACGGCAAGCGAGTTCAACGGCGAGGTCCAGTTCCTCATCACAGATATGGCTATTTGGTGGACAAGGAAGTACCATGTGGTGTTTAAGAAGCTGTCCAACTACCCCCTGATCGATTTCAACAAGGACACTGACGTGCATTGCGCCAAGCATGCCATTGTTGGCCTTCATGCTTACATGGAGTTCACCATTGACCCCTCCAAGGCTCCTCACAACTACACCATGGTGGATTTCAACAGATTCATGCGCAGGACGTATGAGTTGCCGAGGGAGGCCGTGTCTGCGCTCGGCGAGATCCCCAAGGCCAAGCCGAGGCTGCTCATCATCTCGAGGCAGAGAACAAGAATGTTCCTCAACCTCCCGGAGATCATCGCAATGGCCGAGGGGCTGGGTTTCGAGGTCGTGGTTGAAGAAGCCAATGTGAGCTCCGACCTCTCCCAGTTCTCCAAGGTGGTGAACTCTGTGGATGTGATGATGGGCGTCCATGGCGCCGGGCTCACGAACTGTGTCTTCCTGCCACACAACGCCACGCTGATCCAGATCGTGCCGTGGGGCGGCATAGAAGGCGTGTGCCGGATCGATTTCGGCGACCCGGCGGAGCAGATGGGCCTGCGGTACAAGCAGTACAGCATCGCCGTGCACGAGAGCAGCCTCACCGACCAGTACCCGCTGGACCATGAGATCTTCAAGAACCCGCTGGCTTTCCACAAGGGGTTCGAGTTCATCAAGGAGACCTTCATGGACAAGCAGAACGTCAGGCTTGACTGCAACCGGTTCAGGCCTGTGCTGCTGCAGACCCTTGATCTGCTAAACCAATAA